cgttgatatcatcaatgcTCGTTTGTAAGCAAACCGATGGTGCTAATATAGGCTATAATCaccttctgtttcctttaCCGATAAATTTATGACGTTTCGAAATTAGTTCTATgatctaaatattaaaatgAATATAGAGGTTTTTTATACTTGGAAATATATCGCATAGTTCATCTATTTAGTCCCGCTCTAACACTAAATATATACATCCATGCAAAAGCCGTGTCACCTATACAATATACCCAACACCCATTATCTAAAAAAACCAAATAACTTAGAAGAAATCAAGAGGAATAAAGTACGGAAACTCCCACACCCCTCCAATACGACGGCACACCCCCACCACTACTCTGCCCCGACCCAGCCGCAGCAGCCGCccacgaagaagaagagaacgaACTCGGCCCCAATCCCACCCCAGCACTGACCAGAAGCTCCTTCACGCGCCCTTCCCAAAGAACCCGTACATTCCACGACTGATCGACCCGAATCTTGAGAACAGAGTCGGtcgcctcctcctcttcttgcctctcCGTCGATTCAGCaggcaaagaaggcaaagacagAGGCTCAGAAGCGCGCATCTTCCGTCTCGCCCATTCCAACCCATCGTCTTGTTTCCTCGATTTCCGCCACAGTTCACAACCAGCCACCATCTCACTCTCCCAACTGTAGACATTGAACCCGAAACGCGAACTAAACGCCAGGTTAGGCGACGCGCGGAGCGAATATGTCGTCGACAAGGAACCAGTCAACGGCGTCAGCGTTAAGGTAAGCGTATACGGAAATGTAGATATAGGGGTACTCTGGTTCGCCGTGGCAGATCCTGTCGCCGTTGACGCAGGCACATCCGTCGCAGCGGGGAGAGTACTAAACCTCAGACCGGTGGACATGCCAATGAGCGACGACACAGGCGAGTAATATGCCTCCGCGCCGGCTGATAGAAGCGATAGCCGCGGCGCGGCGGTATCTGTCGCGGAGCGAGGGTCGGGTCCGAAGTTCCATAGCCCCCGCCAGCCGAAGAGCGCATTGTCTGTGCTGAAGAGGTACTCGTTACTGTATTTGCCTGTGTCGTGCGACAATTGCGTGAGGAGGGATGCCTGCGGCGCGGATTTGGAAAGCGGGGGGCCTCTTGTTGAGCAGACCGCTAGTGTTAGGTGCATAGTTGGGGAGATGCgacggaggaagagggcgtTTAGGGTTGTTGGGGGTGGAAGGTGTAGTGTTGCGTGCAGGAGGGTAGGCTTGCTGGCGAACGACGGTTGGACATTTTGGGGATTGTCGAGGATTGAGTCCAAGTTCCAGTCTTCAATTGGGGCGCTTGGGGGCGTTACTTGGCGGTATCCAGGAGATAGCTTGCGGAGGGGAATTAAGGCGCTTCGGCTTGGTGTATTGGTGAAGGGAACGGTGCTGTAGAGGTAGGAGACTGAGCCGTCGATTAGGCCTACTGTGCCGAGGGTATAGCTGGTTGCGAAATTGGGGGTTGACAGAGAGGAGAGATGCACGCGTAGACGCTCGGGGGTTGAGAAGTCCAGGAGGGCTGTGGTTTTCTTAGTTAGGGAAATCTTTTCAAGGGAGTGAGAGAGAAGGCATTAGGTGCTTACACTG
This DNA window, taken from Aspergillus flavus chromosome 5, complete sequence, encodes the following:
- a CDS encoding mitochondrial distribution and morphology protein 10 (mitochondrial protein); its protein translation is MLDFMDYIQLAFAEGTNWNRDNSYSSLTATAQSLLDFSTPERLRVHLSSLSTPNFATSYTLGTVGLIDGSVSYLYSTVPFTNTPSRSALIPLRKLSPGYRQVTPPSAPIEDWNLDSILDNPQNVQPSFASKPTLLHATLHLPPPTTLNALFLRRISPTMHLTLAVCSTRGPPLSKSAPQASLLTQLSHDTGKYSNEYLFSTDNALFGWRGLWNFGPDPRSATDTAAPRLSLLSAGAEAYYSPVSSLIGMSTGLRFSTLPAATDVPASTATGSATANQSTPISTFPYTLTLTLTPLTGSLSTTYSLRASPNLAFSSRFGFNVYSWESEMVAGCELWRKSRKQDDGLEWARRKMRASEPLSLPSLPAESTERQEEEEATDSVLKIRVDQSWNVRVLWEGRVKELLVSAGVGLGPSSFSSSSWAAAAAGSGQSSGGGVPSYWRGVGVSVLYSS